Proteins from a single region of Drosophila biarmipes strain raj3 chromosome 3R, RU_DBia_V1.1, whole genome shotgun sequence:
- the LOC108026236 gene encoding aminopeptidase Ey, with protein MSLSDSTMSWLLVLCVALSLSLARADSSYDYFRLPTALRPQKYDLRILTILENVEDLRFNGSVKIQIETLQNTKNITLHSKDLKIDESQITLRQIGGEGSPDNCITFTEVNPNHDFYILNTCQELFAGQVYELHLPFSAQLQEQLAGYYRSSYVDPVANETRWISITQFEPASARLAFPCFDEPGYKAPFVITLGYHKKFTGLSNMPVRETKPHESLADYVWTEFQESLPMSTYLVAYSINDFSYKSSALPSGTLFRTWARPNAIAQCDYAADFGPRVLQYYEQLFGIKFPLPKVDQIAVPDFSSGAMENWGLVTYTEGALLYSAEYSSQADKQELANTVAHELAHQWFGNLVTMKWWTDLWLNEGFATYVASLGLENVHPEWRSMQLESVSNMLAIFRKDSLESSHPISRPIEMVSQISESFDEISYEKGSSVIRMMHLFLGEQSFRTGLKSYLERYAYKNAEQENLWESLTEAAHKTGALPKDYAIKTIMDSWTLLTGYPVINVRRDYTAGTAELTQERYLLNTNISRAHRDECWWVPLSYTTQEERDFNNTAPKAWMECTRTGESIPKIIKDLPGPDQWVIFNNQLSSPYKVNYDAQNWRLLIETLNSDEYQTIHVVNRAQLIDDVSYFAWTGEQDYEVALKVISYLHRERELLPWKSAFDNLKIISGIFRQMGNFQSLKVYIKELITPIYEHLNGINDTESSIQSPDHILLRTLVANWACSYQVSDCESQALSYFRKWQSEVNPDENNPVPISFRSVVYCSSIKRGTDEDWEFLWTRYLKANVATEKETIMDSLACSTEVWQLQRYLEMTFDPKGEIRKQDSASVFQSIATNEIGFLLAKKYLMDNVVSISKFYHPQFEYVAELLPPLSDQIFTRKDYMEFKTFLSKSKEQLKDVEQATKQSLEIILTNVQWKERNYHKFTSAIQKLI; from the exons ATGTCACTATCAGATTCGACCATGAGTTGGCTCCTGGTACTATGTGTGGCACTTAGCCTAAGTCTAGCAAGGGCTGATTCCAGCTACGACTACTTCCGCCTACCGACGGCTCTTCGACCCCAAAAGTACGACTTGCGCATCCTCACAATTCTGGAAAATGTGGAGGATCTTCGCTTTAATGGAAGTGTAAAAATTCAAATCGAAACCCTGCAAAACACCAAAAACATAACGCTCCACTCGAAGGATCTGAAAATCGACGAGTCGCAGATCACTCTTCGCCAAATAGGAGGCGAGGGAAGTCCTGATAACTGCATAACCTTCACAGAAGTTAATCCCAACCACGACTTTTACATTCTCAACACCTGCCAAGAACTTTTTGCTGGCCAAGTGTACGAGTTGCATTTGCCCTTCTCAGCCCAGTTACAGGAGCAACTGGCGGGCTACTATCGAAGCTCCTACGTGGACCCTGTGGCCAATGAGACGAG gTGGATCTCCATTACCCAATTTGAGCCGGCCTCGGCTCGATTGGCGTTTCCCTGCTTCGATGAACCCGGCTATAAGGCACCCTTTGTGATCACCCTGGGCTATCACAAGAAGTTCACGGGTCTCAGCAATATGCCCGTGAGGGAAACCAAGCCACA TGAGTCGCTTGCCGATTACGTGTGGACAGAGTTCCAGGAGTCACTGCCAATGTCCACCTACCTGGTTGCCTATAGCATCAACGATTTCTCCTACAAGTCATCAGCTTTGCCGAGTGGGACACTCTTTCGCACCTGGGCCAGGCCGAACGCCATCGCTCAGTGTGACTATGCCGCCGATTTTGGACCGAGAGTACTCCAGTATTACGAGCAATTGTTCGGCATAAAGTTCCCGCTTCCCAAGGTCGATCAGATCGCCGTGCCCGACTTCAGTTCGGGTGCCATGGAGAACTGGGGCCTGGTCACCTACACGGAAGGTGCCCTTCTGTACTCCGCCGAGTATTCCTCGCAGGCAGACAAACAGGAGCTTGCGAACACAGTTGCCCATGAGTTGGCGCATCAGTGGTTCGGGAATCTGGTCACAATGAAATGGTGGACTGATCTCTGGCTCAACGAGGGATTCGCCACCTATGTGGCCAGTTTGGGCTTGGAGAACGTCCATCCGGAGTGGCGATCCATGCAGCTGGAGTCGGTGTCAAACATGCTAGCCATTTTTCGAAAGGACTCCCTGGAGAGTAGTCATCCCATCTCGAGACCCATTGAAATGGTCTCTCAAATTTCTGAGAGCTTCGACGAGATCTCGTACGAGAAAGGCTCCTCAGTTATTCGCATGATGCACTTGTTCCTGGGGGAGCAGTCGTTCCGTACGGGACTTAAATCGTACCTCGAGAGGTATGCCTATAAGAACGCGGAACAGGAAAATCTCTGGGAATCACTTACTGAAGCTGCCCATAAAACTGGTGCTCTTCCCAAGGACTACGCCATTAAGACCATCATGGACTCGTGGACTCTGCTAACGGG ATATCCCGTGATCAATGTGAGACGTGACTACACGGCAGGAACAGCTGAACTCACCCAGGAGCGCTACCTTCTCAATACCAATATATCACGGGCACATCGCGATGAATGCTGGTGGGTGCCACTGAGCTACACCACGCAGGAGGAAAGGGACTTCAACAACACGGCGCCCAAGGCGTGGATGGAGTGCACCAGGACTGGCGAAAGCATTCCCAAGATCATCAAGGATCTGCCTGGACCAGATCAGTGGGTGATCTTCAACAACCAGCTGTCATCCCCTTACAAAGTCAACTACGATGCTCAGAACTGGAGGCTTCTGATCGAGACTTTGAACAGCGATGAGTACCAGACCATCCATGTGGTGAATAGGGCTCAGCTTATAGACGATGTCTCGTACTTCGCCTGGACGGGAGAGCAGGACTACGAGGTGGCCCTAAAAGTGATTAGTTATTTGCACAGGGAGCGGGAACTTCTGCCCTGGAAATCGGCATTTGATAATCTTAAGATTATTAGTGGCATTTTCCGACAAATGGGGAACTTTCAGTCGCTAAAG GTCTACATAAAGGAGCTGATCACCCCGATATATGAGCATCTTAATGGCATAAACGACACGGAGTCTTCGATCCAATCACCGGATCACATCCTCCTGAGGACGCTGGTGGCGAACTGGGCGTGCTCGTACCAGGTTTCCGATTGCGAGTCCCAGGCGCTGTCCTACTTCCGAAAGTGGCAATCGGAGGTTAATCCCGACGAGAATAATCCAGTGCCGATCAGTTTTCGCAGCGTTGTGTATTGCAGTTCCATTAAACGTGGCACTGACGAGGATTGGGAGTTCCTGTGGACGCGGTACCTGAAGGCGAATGTGGCTACCGAGAAGGAGACAATAATGGATTCCCTGGCCTGTTCGACGGAGGTGTGGCAGCTGCAGCGGTATTTGGAGATGACCTTTGACCCAAAGGGAGAGATTCGGAAACAGGATTCAGCCTCGGTCTTCCAGTCAATTGCCACCAATGAGATTGGCTTTCTGTTGGCCAAGAAGTATTTAATGGACAACGTGGTCTCCATCTCCAAGTT CTACCATCCTCAATTCGAGTATGTGGCTGAGCTTCTGCCGCCGCTTTCCGATCAAATCTTCACCCGAAAGGACTACATGGAGTTCAAAACCTTTCTCAGCAAGTCTAAGGAGCAGCTGAAGGATGTAGAACAGGCCACCAAACAATCATTGGAGATAATTCTGACAAACGTGCAATGGAAGGAGCGAAACTATCACAAGTTCACCAGTGCAATTCAAAAGCTAATATAG